A genomic window from Nocardioides rotundus includes:
- a CDS encoding FadR/GntR family transcriptional regulator — protein sequence MATTLHHDVLADLGPRVVSGELREGESITLEWVGAEYDVSRTVAREVIQVLVSMHLVDSRRRTGITARPHQEWDVYNSDVIRWRLAGPGRVAHLHELSQLRAAIEPAAAEMAAARASAEVRTEVLRLSEALERTGAAGDLRRFLEHDVRFHQLLLLASGNPMFSALTDVVEAVLRARTELDLMPPEPKSEARAHHVAVARAVAGSDGPGARRAMTAICLEVAGELDELVD from the coding sequence ATGGCGACCACTCTGCACCACGACGTGCTGGCCGACCTCGGCCCGCGGGTGGTCTCGGGTGAGCTCCGCGAGGGCGAGAGCATCACCCTGGAGTGGGTCGGGGCGGAGTACGACGTGTCCCGCACCGTCGCCCGCGAGGTGATCCAGGTCCTCGTCTCCATGCACCTGGTCGACAGCCGGCGCCGCACCGGCATCACCGCGCGGCCGCACCAGGAGTGGGACGTCTACAACTCCGACGTGATCCGCTGGCGCCTCGCCGGGCCGGGCCGGGTCGCCCATTTGCACGAGCTCTCCCAGCTGCGCGCCGCCATCGAGCCTGCGGCCGCCGAGATGGCCGCCGCCCGCGCCAGCGCGGAGGTGCGCACGGAGGTGCTGCGGCTGTCCGAGGCGCTCGAGCGCACCGGGGCGGCCGGCGACCTGCGCCGCTTCCTCGAGCACGACGTCCGCTTCCACCAGCTGCTGCTGCTGGCCTCCGGGAACCCGATGTTCAGCGCCCTCACCGACGTGGTGGAGGCCGTGCTGCGGGCCCGCACCGAGCTGGACCTGATGCCGCCGGAGCCGAAGTCGGAGGCTCGCGCCCACCATGTCGCCGTCGCCCGTGCCGTGGCGGGCAGCGACGGCCCGGGCGCCCGCCGCGCGATGACCGCGATCTGCCTGGAGGTCGCCGGCGAGCTCGACGAGCTGGTCGACTGA
- a CDS encoding gluconokinase, with product MTRDEPNPSLVVMGVSGTGKTTVGRALAAWAEAPYVEGDDHHPQSNIDKMAAGIPLTDEDRWPWLTELGGLVAAAAPDPMVLTCSALKRAYRDLLRETAGEQRLFFVHLAGTREVLMSRMTHRRGHFMPPSLLDSQLATLEPLQPDEWGVTVDVAPPLAQVVAVAEQAVRLALEGTS from the coding sequence ATGACGCGTGACGAGCCGAACCCTTCTTTGGTCGTGATGGGGGTGTCGGGCACGGGCAAGACGACGGTCGGCCGGGCATTGGCGGCGTGGGCGGAGGCGCCGTACGTCGAAGGGGACGACCACCACCCGCAGTCGAACATCGACAAGATGGCCGCCGGGATCCCGCTGACCGACGAGGACCGCTGGCCCTGGCTCACCGAGCTGGGCGGTCTGGTCGCCGCCGCGGCGCCCGACCCGATGGTCCTGACCTGCTCGGCGCTGAAGCGCGCCTACCGCGACCTGCTGCGCGAGACCGCGGGGGAGCAGCGGCTGTTCTTCGTGCACCTCGCCGGGACCCGCGAGGTGCTGATGTCGCGGATGACCCACCGCCGGGGCCACTTCATGCCGCCCAGCCTGCTGGACTCCCAGCTCGCGACCCTCGAGCCGCTGCAGCCCGACGAGTGGGGCGTGACGGTGGACGTCGCCCCGCCGCTGGCGCAGGTCGTCGCGGTCGCCGAGCAGGCTGTCCGGCTCGCGCTCGAGGGCACGTCGTAG
- a CDS encoding DinB family protein, with product MPSDQKAIWQRYYKERRDALISKVEDLSEYETRRPRTPTGTNLIGIIKHVLNVEAVYLGATFGRPFPHAEELVTEKAFETDPQADWYATADETTAGIIDLYRRVIAHCEQTVELLDLDTVGHVQHWGGKEVTLHGILVHNFNDLSQHNGQADILREQVDGSVGWRRPGDNVPDGYDWPAYVARLSELAETFREQPASPSE from the coding sequence ATGCCCAGCGACCAGAAGGCCATCTGGCAGCGGTACTACAAGGAGCGCCGGGACGCGCTGATCTCCAAGGTCGAGGACCTCTCCGAGTACGAGACCCGGCGCCCCCGCACGCCGACCGGAACCAACCTGATCGGCATCATCAAGCACGTCCTCAACGTGGAGGCGGTCTACCTCGGCGCCACCTTCGGACGACCGTTCCCCCACGCTGAGGAGTTGGTCACCGAGAAGGCCTTCGAGACCGATCCGCAGGCCGACTGGTACGCCACCGCCGACGAGACCACCGCCGGCATCATCGACCTCTATCGCCGGGTGATCGCTCACTGCGAGCAGACCGTCGAGCTGCTCGACCTCGACACCGTCGGCCACGTGCAGCACTGGGGCGGCAAGGAGGTCACCCTGCACGGGATCCTGGTGCACAACTTCAACGACCTCTCCCAGCACAACGGCCAGGCCGACATCCTGCGCGAGCAGGTCGACGGCAGTGTCGGGTGGCGGCGGCCGGGCGACAACGTGCCGGACGGGTACGACTGGCCGGCGTACGTCGCGAGGTTGAGCGAGCTCGCCGAGACGTTCCGCGAACAGCCCGCGAGCCCGAGTGAGTGA
- a CDS encoding copper chaperone PCu(A)C, which translates to MKKHHPYVRRAQLAGAGVLAAALLVGCGTENGTESTAATEESSAASSAPAESETAGGPVLTLADPWIKAAPAGEMTAAFGTLTNETDQDITVRAATVDVSDRVELHETVEKNGQMMMQPKEGGFTIPAGKTHELAPGGDHVMIMELKRALKPGEELTVVLELKDGTSVEVPATVKAFNGADEKYAGKGGGEKGMDMSGKGGDEKGGDMSGMDMSGSDAPSDQASE; encoded by the coding sequence ATGAAGAAGCACCACCCCTACGTCCGTCGTGCCCAGCTGGCCGGCGCCGGCGTGCTCGCCGCGGCCCTGCTCGTCGGCTGCGGCACCGAGAACGGCACCGAGAGCACCGCCGCCACTGAGGAGTCCAGCGCGGCCAGCTCCGCGCCGGCTGAGAGCGAGACCGCCGGCGGTCCCGTCCTGACCCTGGCCGACCCGTGGATCAAGGCCGCGCCCGCCGGCGAGATGACCGCGGCCTTCGGCACCCTGACCAACGAGACCGACCAGGACATCACCGTCCGGGCCGCCACCGTCGACGTCAGCGACCGGGTCGAGCTGCACGAGACGGTGGAGAAGAACGGCCAGATGATGATGCAGCCCAAGGAGGGCGGCTTCACCATCCCGGCCGGCAAGACCCACGAGCTCGCGCCCGGCGGCGACCACGTGATGATCATGGAGCTCAAGCGCGCGCTCAAGCCCGGCGAGGAGCTCACCGTCGTGCTTGAGCTCAAGGACGGGACGAGCGTCGAGGTGCCCGCCACGGTGAAGGCGTTCAACGGCGCCGATGAGAAGTACGCCGGCAAGGGCGGCGGCGAGAAGGGCATGGACATGTCCGGCAAGGGCGGCGACGAGAAGGGCGGGGACATGTCCGGCATGGACATGTCCGGCTCCGACGCCCCGTCGGACCAGGCCTCGGAGTAG
- a CDS encoding Dyp-type peroxidase, protein MSSADHEARPAAEVAVGRRGLLRSGAAAFGGAGVGWTAATLVTPGHAVPAGPTVAPEGAAAAPAGGQVIPFRGARQAGVDTEPAQARLSLLGLDLRPSVDAEALTRLLRLLTDDAARLTQGEPALADTDPELAQQPSRLTVTLGFGPRVIDRFGRPGVRLRPLPGFRTDRLEEAWGQTDLAVQLCCDDPITLAHARRMILKDAEAFTSLRWIQDGFRNARGTVEPGVTQRNLMGQIDGTGNPVPSDADFEQVLWDGDGGTTMVVRRIRMLLDKWDKVSREGKEVVVGRRLDTGAPLTGDQEHDVPDLSATDEYGLPVIDPASHVARARADGTERILRRPYNYAVPDPSRPSGEDAGLVFLAFARDVERQFVPIQRRLAELDRLNEWVTTIGSAVYAVPPGIPETPAGGTPYLGETILRKEQA, encoded by the coding sequence ATGTCCTCCGCCGACCACGAAGCACGACCGGCCGCCGAGGTGGCCGTCGGGCGTCGTGGCCTGCTCCGCTCCGGTGCCGCCGCCTTCGGCGGCGCCGGGGTGGGGTGGACCGCCGCGACGCTGGTCACGCCCGGGCATGCCGTTCCCGCCGGCCCCACGGTGGCACCCGAGGGCGCAGCCGCCGCACCCGCGGGTGGGCAGGTGATCCCGTTCCGCGGCGCCCGCCAGGCCGGGGTGGACACCGAGCCCGCCCAGGCCCGGCTCAGCCTGCTCGGCCTGGACCTGCGGCCGAGCGTGGACGCCGAGGCGCTCACCCGGCTGCTGCGGCTGCTCACCGACGACGCGGCCCGGCTCACCCAGGGGGAGCCGGCGCTGGCCGACACCGACCCCGAGCTGGCGCAGCAGCCGTCGCGGCTCACCGTGACGCTGGGCTTCGGCCCGCGGGTGATCGACCGGTTCGGCCGCCCGGGCGTGCGGTTGCGTCCGCTCCCGGGCTTCCGGACCGATCGGTTGGAGGAGGCCTGGGGCCAGACCGACCTGGCGGTGCAGCTGTGCTGCGACGACCCGATCACCCTGGCCCACGCTCGCCGGATGATCCTCAAGGACGCCGAGGCGTTCACCTCGCTGCGCTGGATCCAGGACGGCTTCCGCAACGCGCGCGGCACCGTCGAGCCGGGCGTCACCCAGCGCAACCTGATGGGCCAGATCGACGGGACCGGCAACCCGGTGCCCTCCGACGCGGACTTCGAGCAGGTGCTGTGGGACGGGGACGGCGGCACCACCATGGTGGTACGGCGCATCCGGATGCTGCTGGACAAGTGGGACAAGGTCTCCCGCGAGGGCAAGGAGGTCGTCGTCGGCCGCCGCCTGGACACCGGGGCACCGCTGACCGGCGACCAGGAGCACGACGTCCCCGACCTCTCGGCCACCGACGAGTACGGGCTGCCCGTGATCGACCCCGCCTCCCACGTGGCGCGGGCCCGCGCGGACGGGACGGAGCGGATCCTGCGCCGCCCCTACAACTACGCGGTGCCCGACCCGTCGCGGCCCTCCGGGGAGGACGCCGGCCTGGTCTTCCTGGCCTTCGCCCGCGACGTGGAGCGGCAGTTCGTCCCCATCCAGCGCCGACTCGCCGAGCTGGACCGGCTCAACGAGTGGGTGACCACGATCGGCTCGGCGGTCTACGCCGTACCCCCGGGCATCCCGGAGACCCCCGCGGGCGGGACGCCCTACCTCGGTGAGACCATCCTCCGGAAGGAGCAGGCATGA
- a CDS encoding copper resistance CopC family protein — protein MTRTLPRAARALTTTGPIRLVAMAVLALAVPLLWAAPASAHAGLVSSTPENGARLDTLPAEVSLTFNEEISEPAYVVVTAPDGSRESGGDPEVSGDTVTQQLSGDQEGTYIAAYRVVSEDGHPVTGRVEFAVGSGSASGSSSAGSEATGSGEEGAGEPSTPADARADESTTEPQGFWGRHGTHVIIGAALFVVAAALLYLSRRSARSRP, from the coding sequence ATGACACGCACCCTCCCGCGCGCCGCGCGGGCACTCACGACCACCGGACCGATCCGCCTCGTGGCGATGGCGGTCCTGGCGCTCGCCGTACCCCTCCTCTGGGCGGCTCCGGCCAGCGCCCACGCCGGCCTGGTCTCCAGCACGCCGGAGAACGGAGCGCGGCTGGACACGCTGCCGGCGGAGGTCTCGCTGACCTTCAACGAGGAGATCTCCGAGCCGGCCTATGTCGTGGTCACCGCCCCCGACGGCTCCCGGGAGTCCGGCGGGGACCCGGAGGTCTCCGGCGACACGGTCACCCAGCAGCTCAGCGGCGACCAGGAGGGCACGTACATCGCCGCCTACCGGGTCGTCTCCGAGGACGGCCATCCGGTGACCGGGCGGGTGGAGTTCGCCGTCGGGAGCGGCAGCGCGTCCGGCTCCTCCTCCGCGGGCTCTGAGGCGACCGGGTCCGGGGAGGAGGGAGCCGGTGAGCCGAGCACCCCGGCCGATGCACGGGCCGACGAGTCCACAACCGAGCCGCAGGGCTTCTGGGGCAGGCACGGCACGCACGTGATCATCGGCGCCGCCCTGTTCGTGGTCGCCGCCGCGCTGCTCTACCTCTCCCGCCGGTCCGCCAGGTCCCGACCATGA
- a CDS encoding cytochrome c oxidase assembly protein → MTATAVQTRPARPRLLWAAGIVALAFVAGAILLLAAGGGPQPTYPGLPDPGKVTGYGLPVVKLVADLAAIGVVGSLMVPMLVSTAIGDELPSVAFRAVRSVRRLALVWLAAVVVAIWFTLSDQLAVPAWELGPGTAWEFVTGIEQGRSLGLQAVLIVMVAIGSRWVLTVREAGFLLALALIATLPPTLTGHSASSGSHDTAIVSLLLHVGGVMLWTGGVLALWWFLAATPELRLRAATRFSSLAAWCAVIVLLSGQVNAIVRLGSPGAFVTSGYGLGVLAKTVAILVLGYLGTGIRRTVLARGVERGLAARRLAVLSGVELTVMAVAVGLGVALSRTPPPVGEPYTTAAESLLAGEVPPAPSLTNYLTELTPSGIGLAVCLLGGAGYLVGVVTLRRRGESWPVGRTVCWFLGLLVVAYATIGGLGVYSRVLFSAHMVSHMLLAMVAPLLLVLGAPIVLALRALPGADLPGGTGPRQMLASALRSRPVRLLTNPVVAALLFVGSVYVIYLTDLFDALMLTHLGHAFMELHFLLVGILFYELLIGIAPLPRRIPYLAAIGLMLISMSFHAFFAISVMNTADIIGEPYYSVVSSDLGIDLAADQYLAGSLTWAFSEVPMLLVMLAVLFRWFRADSRDAARHDRKAERDGDADLAAYNAWLAQLGEETRRNESR, encoded by the coding sequence ATGACCGCGACCGCGGTGCAGACCCGTCCGGCCCGGCCCCGCCTGCTGTGGGCGGCGGGCATCGTCGCCCTCGCCTTCGTCGCCGGGGCGATCCTGCTCCTCGCGGCGGGCGGCGGTCCGCAGCCGACCTACCCCGGGCTGCCCGACCCGGGCAAGGTCACCGGATACGGCCTGCCGGTCGTCAAGCTGGTCGCCGACCTCGCCGCGATCGGCGTGGTCGGCTCTCTGATGGTGCCGATGCTGGTCTCGACCGCGATCGGCGACGAGCTCCCGTCCGTGGCCTTCCGCGCCGTGCGCAGCGTGCGGCGGCTCGCGCTGGTCTGGCTGGCGGCCGTCGTGGTCGCGATCTGGTTCACCCTGTCCGACCAGCTGGCCGTGCCCGCCTGGGAGCTCGGCCCGGGCACGGCCTGGGAGTTCGTCACCGGCATCGAGCAGGGCCGGTCGCTGGGTCTGCAGGCCGTGCTCATCGTGATGGTCGCGATCGGCAGCCGGTGGGTGCTGACGGTGCGCGAGGCCGGGTTCCTGCTGGCCCTCGCGCTGATCGCGACGCTGCCGCCGACGCTCACCGGGCACTCCGCATCCAGCGGCAGCCACGACACCGCCATCGTCAGCCTGCTGCTGCACGTGGGCGGGGTGATGCTGTGGACCGGCGGCGTGCTCGCCCTGTGGTGGTTCCTCGCCGCGACCCCCGAGCTTCGGCTGCGCGCGGCGACCCGCTTCTCCTCGCTGGCCGCCTGGTGCGCCGTCATCGTGCTCCTCAGCGGCCAGGTCAACGCGATCGTCCGGCTCGGCAGCCCGGGAGCCTTCGTGACCAGTGGCTACGGCCTCGGCGTGCTGGCCAAGACGGTCGCGATCCTCGTGCTCGGCTACCTCGGCACCGGCATCCGCCGCACCGTCCTGGCGCGCGGGGTCGAGCGCGGCCTCGCGGCCCGCAGGCTCGCGGTCCTCAGCGGCGTCGAGCTCACGGTGATGGCGGTCGCGGTCGGCCTGGGCGTGGCCCTGTCGCGGACCCCGCCGCCGGTCGGTGAGCCCTACACCACCGCGGCCGAGTCGCTGCTCGCCGGGGAGGTCCCGCCGGCACCGAGCCTGACCAACTACCTCACCGAGCTCACGCCCTCGGGGATCGGCCTGGCGGTCTGCCTGCTCGGCGGCGCCGGCTATCTGGTCGGGGTGGTCACGCTCCGACGGCGTGGAGAGTCGTGGCCCGTGGGGCGGACGGTCTGCTGGTTCCTCGGGCTCCTGGTCGTCGCCTACGCCACGATCGGCGGCCTCGGGGTCTACTCCCGCGTCCTGTTCAGCGCGCACATGGTCTCGCACATGCTGCTGGCCATGGTGGCCCCGCTGCTGCTGGTGCTGGGGGCGCCGATCGTGCTCGCGCTCCGCGCGTTGCCGGGCGCCGACCTGCCCGGTGGGACCGGGCCGCGGCAGATGCTCGCCTCCGCGCTGCGCTCGCGGCCGGTGCGCCTGCTGACCAATCCCGTGGTGGCGGCGCTGCTGTTCGTGGGCAGCGTCTACGTCATCTACCTCACCGACCTCTTCGACGCGCTGATGCTCACCCACCTGGGACACGCGTTCATGGAGCTGCACTTCCTGCTGGTGGGCATCTTGTTCTACGAGCTGCTGATCGGGATCGCTCCGCTCCCGCGGCGGATCCCCTACCTCGCCGCGATCGGGCTGATGCTCATCTCGATGTCCTTCCACGCCTTCTTCGCGATCAGCGTGATGAACACCGCGGACATCATCGGGGAGCCCTACTACAGCGTCGTCTCCTCCGATCTCGGCATCGACCTCGCCGCCGACCAGTACCTCGCCGGCTCGCTCACCTGGGCGTTCAGCGAGGTGCCGATGCTGCTGGTGATGCTCGCGGTGCTCTTCCGTTGGTTCCGTGCCGACAGCCGCGACGCCGCGCGGCACGACCGGAAGGCCGAGCGGGACGGGGACGCCGATCTGGCGGCCTACAACGCCTGGCTGGCCCAGCTCGGCGAGGAGACGCGCCGCAACGAGAGCCGCTGA